The DNA segment TCAGCAGATGGAATGGCAGGTTGAGCCATATTCCTCCCGGTAACAAAAGAGGGAAGAAAAGGGCCACGCCAAGATTCAGCACAACCATAAGTTTGACCGCTGACATCATGTTGAACAGCGCAAGCAGCGGCCCGGAGTATTCGAGAATGGGACCTTCGATGACTTCTTCTTCGGCTTCGGGAATATCGAAAAGTCCCGCTCCCAGAGTTGCAGGAATGAACAGCAGGTATGCAACAAAGGCAGGGAGCATAACGGGATCAAAAAGAAATGGTCCGTGAGTCGTCTGATAGGAGATGATACTGCTCAGGGAAAGTTGCCAGTCTGCGCGCACCGCTACAGCGAGGAGGGTGGCAAGCAGAGGAATTTCGTAAGCGAACATGATGACCATTTCTCGTGAGAAACCAAGGGCACCAAATGGTGAACTGGACGCCGAACCGCCGAGCATGAAGGAGATGGCGGGCAGTGAGAAAAGGTAAAGCAGTATGAAAATATCTCCGGTTCCAGGTATGCCATTCCAGACACCGGGAATGGGAACGAGAGCAGCACAGATCAGGCTGCCACACAGACCAAGCAGCGGAGCGATTTTAAAGGCAATCGCGTTGGCTGATTCTGGAATGAGTATTTCTTTTGTGCTCAGCTTAATAATGTCGAAGATGGGTTGCAGGACCGGAGGTCCGATTCGTCGTTGGAGTCGGGCTACGGCAATGCGGTCTACGCCTTTGAAGAGCAGTCCCATTATCAGGGCGAATATACCGCCCGGGAAAATAAGCATGGCAATGGTTGCATGAATGTAATCGGTTACCATGATTCTTTACTCCTTGGAGAAGGGGGAAGAGATGACGCGCAGTATCCGTTGGACGATTTGCAGGGGGGGCGCGTACACATTTTCGGCTGTGACATGAGTGTCTTCTTCGTCCAGCTCCGTGACGCCGCACAAGTGCATGTTGGTGCGGCGGATTTTTGTATTCATGAGCCTGAGTAGTCCAAGTCCCATAAGGAGCGCCGTAAGAAGCATGTAGCCGATAAGCGTGGCATTCCAGAGAAGTGCGTTGCCTATGGTGCCAGAAAGAGAATTCGGTATGGCCGTCATCCCTAGATCTTCGAGTATGGTTCCGAGTGGATGCAGCAGAAGCCCAGGGAAAAGTCCGGTGATAATGCAGATCGCGGCGAGGATTCCCATAGGAATGAGCATGGGCCGTTCCACTTCTGTGACGTCTTTGTGCCGTGCGGGAAGAGTGCCAAGGAATGCGGAGTGAAGAAATTTAAAAAAGTAGGCGAGGGTGAGCACACTTCCGGATAGAGCGAGCAAAAGCAGGAGGATTTCCCCCTGGTTTGCAAGCTCGTTGTACAGGAGCCATTTGGACGTAAAGCCGTTGAAGGGAGGCACGCCAGCTGCGGATAAGGTCGCGACGCCAAACGCGAGCATGGTGAAAGGCATCCGTCGGCCAATGCCACCGAGTTCATTGAGAGAGTGGGCATGTGTCTTGTACATCAGTGCACCTGCGCAGAGAAATGCGAGGTTCTTGAAGAACATGTGGTTGACGAAATGCATTAAACCACCCGTAACGCCGAGGGGTGAGCCAAGGCAGATGCCGAGCAAAATGTATCCAATCTGGCTGACCGTCGAGTAAATGAGGACCCCTTTGATGCTGGACTGTGTCACAGCTTTGTACGCAGCATAGAAGATGGTCAGGGCTGAAATCCATGCTCCCACATACATCAGGTGCTGCATGACTGTGGAATTCAGTAGCGGTCTGCCGATGATGAAGGCGAGGGTGAGCATTCCAAATGGTGCGGACTTGAGGAGAACCGATGAAATGTATCCGCTTATGGGCGTTGGTGCCGCCGCCGGGTGCATCTGCCAGTCGATGCGTAACGGTATCATTGCGGCTTTCATGAAGAAGCCAATGCTCATGAGCGCAACAGGAAAGATCCATTCGCTTGGAGTGAGGTGCGGCATGGCAAGGGCAATAGTGTCGATGTCATACGAGTTCGCAAGCCTTCCAATGAGCAGAACGCCCAAGAAAAGACAGGATGCTCCTGCTATGTTGAACAGAAAGTATTTCGTGCCTTCGCGCCGGGCCTCATCTGTCTCTTCATGGATGATGGCAAAGAAGAGCGGCCAGCTGCTCATGATTTCCCAGAAGGCAAAGAAGTTGAAAAGGTCCTTGCTGAGAGCGAGTCCGCTTAATCCGCAGACCATCATGAGGGAGGAAGCAAAGAACCTCCAGTGTGTGTGGCTGTGGTCCATGTACTTGCTTGCGTAAATAAAACTCAGAGTTGCCGAGAAAAGAAGCAGGGCAACAAAGGCTGTACCGTGAGCCGATTGCGAAGGAATGAAGAACAGACTGCACGCCGCTAGAGCTGTTGTCATAGCTGCAATGGTTCCCATTTTTCGGGAGTGCTTTAGGCAAAGCATGAGGCATGCCCCAAAAACGAGAATGAGGGCAGGCACAGGCCAGTGTATGGTCAGCTCTGGAATGGATGCCATATTGGATGTCGACCAGATGGCGGTCGCAGCGTTGGTCACAGGGGACAGCCACAGGGATGGCTGGAGACCAAAAAGCACACAGGTACACGCCAGC comes from the Desulfobaculum bizertense DSM 18034 genome and includes:
- a CDS encoding respiratory chain complex I subunit 1 family protein; its protein translation is MVTDYIHATIAMLIFPGGIFALIMGLLFKGVDRIAVARLQRRIGPPVLQPIFDIIKLSTKEILIPESANAIAFKIAPLLGLCGSLICAALVPIPGVWNGIPGTGDIFILLYLFSLPAISFMLGGSASSSPFGALGFSREMVIMFAYEIPLLATLLAVAVRADWQLSLSSIISYQTTHGPFLFDPVMLPAFVAYLLFIPATLGAGLFDIPEAEEEVIEGPILEYSGPLLALFNMMSAVKLMVVLNLGVALFFPLLLPGGIWLNLPFHLLKCLVLMLTAVSLFRASTGRLRIDQAFTFFLKYPSSLAYASLFGAYLLR